The Deltaproteobacteria bacterium sequence CATCAGCCCTGCGACATGGCCGAGCTGATCGACGCGACCCTGGTCCTGGCCCGCACGAGCTTTGACCTGTGCAAGAATTACGATTTCCAAAAGATCGCGCTGACCGTCGATATCGAACCCAACCTGCCCCTTGTGGTCTGCGAGCATCAGAAAATCCAGCAAGTGCTTCTGAATTTGATCGGCAACGCGGCCGACGCCGCGACCGCCGCGCATTCCGGACCAAACAGTGCGCCCCGGGTGGAGATCCGGGCTCGCCGGGATGGAGACTGGCTGGTGGTCAGCGTGTGGGACAATGGGCCGGGCATCGCCGAGGAGGTGCGTGGCCGGGTTTTTGATCCGTTTTTCACCACCAAGCCCGTGGGGCAGGGCACGGGGCTGGGCTTGTCCGTGTCGTATTTCATCGTGGTCGAGGAACATGGTGGCGCCATGCGCGTGGAAACGAAGGTCGGGGAGTGGACGCGGTTCGTGATGGCCCTGCCCCTGACCGATGGCGCGTCGTGTGTCCTGCCGCCAGGGTCGGAGACGGAGGGCTCAGCGGAAAAACAGGGCGATGCCGACCAGGGCGAGGAGTGAGCCGATCAGGCTGCGTCGGGAGATTTTTTGGCCCAGGATTCGGGCCACGCCCAGGGCAAAGAGCGGGCTGACCGAGAGAAGGGTTTGGGCAATGGCCGCGCTGGTCAGTTTGAGGGCCGCCTGCTGCAGCCAGATGCCCAGGAAGGTGCCCATGAACACGGCCAGAACAAAGAGCTTGCGTCCATGCCGGGCCGTGCCGATGGCTGTCCAGGGCTCCCGGCGTAGAATCAGGCCCGGCCGGATAACGGGCAGGACGGTCCACAGAATCAGGCTGGCCGAGGCCAGTCGAATCAGGGCCGCCCACAGCGGGGTCACGGACGTGGTGCTCATGACCTGCCGGGACATGACCATGCCCGCGGCCTGGCACAGGGCGGCCAGGGTGGCGAAGCCCAGTCCCGGCATGGAAAAGTCGCCGTGCACCGGATGCTCCGTGACCACCCACAGAATGCCGCCCATGGTCAGGAAAATGCCGACCCAGGCCATGAGCCCGATGGCTTCGCCGAGGAAGATCAGGGCCAGGATGCCGGTCAGGGGGGGAGCCAGGGATTCGACAAGCAGGGTCTGATTGGGCCCGATGCGTTTGATGGCCGCGAAATAGGCGCTGTCGCCAATGGATATGCCCACCACGCCGCTTGCCGCCAGCCACAGCCAATCCCGCCTGTCCAGGGTCGGAGCGGCCTCGCCCAGAACCAGAATGGTCGCGGACAGCATGGCCACGGCCAGGGAACCCTTGACCAGATTCAGGAGCATGGCCGGGGCCCGGTTTCCGGTTCGGGCGTAGAGGAAGGTGCTCATGGACCAGATCAGGGCCGCCAGCAGGGCCGCGCATTCACCGGCAAAGGGCAGGGCGTGGAGTGTCATGGGGCGGGGATTTACGCCTCGATGTCGCGCGGAGCAAGATCGGCTCCGCGCTTCGCGTTTGGCGCCGGGGAATCACCCATGACGGTTCGGGGATGGGTTGCGTCGGTGAACACGCGGCGCGGAGCCCGGACCGGAGAGCCCGGTCCGGGAGATTATTGCCGCACTTCCAGGGCCACCTCGGCCGCGCTGGACAGCGATGCCGGCCCGACCTGCCCAAGAGCGACCCGGCCGGGGTCGATCTTGAGCTCCCGGACAAGATAGTCGTGGACAAATTCGGCCCGGCTGGCGGCCAGACGGATCAGATCCTTGTCG is a genomic window containing:
- a CDS encoding DMT family transporter, whose amino-acid sequence is MTLHALPFAGECAALLAALIWSMSTFLYARTGNRAPAMLLNLVKGSLAVAMLSATILVLGEAAPTLDRRDWLWLAASGVVGISIGDSAYFAAIKRIGPNQTLLVESLAPPLTGILALIFLGEAIGLMAWVGIFLTMGGILWVVTEHPVHGDFSMPGLGFATLAALCQAAGMVMSRQVMSTTSVTPLWAALIRLASASLILWTVLPVIRPGLILRREPWTAIGTARHGRKLFVLAVFMGTFLGIWLQQAALKLTSAAIAQTLLSVSPLFALGVARILGQKISRRSLIGSLLALVGIALFFR